A window of Pectobacterium carotovorum genomic DNA:
CGATTGTCGCCGACACCTGCGGTCGCCATGACACGCTGGGCGGAGCCTGTGCACAGGAAAGCAACACCGTGCGCTATGCGCTTGATCGGCGCTACATGCATAGCTGCCGCGACAACTTTCTCTGCGCCTGCCTGCACGATGGTCGCCTGAACAAAAAGGACATCGGCGCGAACATCAACTTCTTCATGAACGTGCCGGTGACGGCGGAAGGCGGACTGACCTTTGAGGACGGTATTTCCGCGCCGGGGAAATACGTGGAGCTGCGCGCCGAAGCGGATGTCATTGTGCTGATTTCCAACTGTCCGCAGCTGAATAACCCGTGCAACGGCTGGAATCCGACGCCCGCTGAGGTGCTGATATGGAACTGATGCCGGATCGAGGCGATGAAAAACGTACGCGCTGGCAGCGGGTGAAAACGTGGCTGGTGAGCGCGCTGGAGGCAAGGGCAAATCGCTATTTTATGCCGCCGTCGAGCCGCTCTCCGTCTGATAAAACCCCGTGATTCCAGCGTGGTAGCAGGTCTCTGCACCCTATGACATTTACCGCGATGGACGACCATCATGCGGATCGCATTTTGGCGGGACGACCCGCTCTTGCATG
This region includes:
- a CDS encoding urea carboxylase-associated family protein, which gives rise to MTLIASNKTAEDAVFRHVIPAGEPYLFEVKQGQTLRLLDLEGNQAVDTLFYRVNDPRERYDPQRTLHRQNSVYLTTGSVLYSNLGNPLLTIVADTCGRHDTLGGACAQESNTVRYALDRRYMHSCRDNFLCACLHDGRLNKKDIGANINFFMNVPVTAEGGLTFEDGISAPGKYVELRAEADVIVLISNCPQLNNPCNGWNPTPAEVLIWN